One window from the genome of Enterobacter asburiae encodes:
- a CDS encoding YeaH/YhbH family protein, which produces MTWFIDRRLNGKNKSTVNRQRFLRRYKAQIKQSISEAINKRSVTDVDSGESVSIPTDDISEPMFHQGRGGLRHRVHPGNDHFVQNDRIERPQGGGGGSGSGQGQASQDGEGQDEFVFQISKDEYLDLLFEDLALPNLKKNQHRQLNEYKTHRAGYTANGVPANISVVRSLQNSLARRTAMTAGKRRELRELESSLKVVENTEPAQLLEEERLRKEIAELRAKIERVPFIDTFDLRYKNYEKRPEPSSQAVMFCLMDVSGSMDQATKDMAKRFYILLYLFLSRTYKNVEVVYIRHHTQAKEVDEHEFFYSQETGGTIVSSALKLMDEVVKERYDPSQWNIYAAQASDGDNWADDSPLCHEILAKKILPVVRYYSYIEITRRAHQTLWREYEHLQSMFDNFAMQHIRDQDDIYPVFRELFHKQSSTSNA; this is translated from the coding sequence ATGACCTGGTTTATTGACCGGCGTCTTAACGGCAAAAACAAGAGCACGGTGAACCGCCAGCGCTTCTTGCGTCGTTATAAAGCGCAAATTAAACAGTCTATCTCCGAGGCCATCAACAAACGCTCGGTGACCGACGTCGACAGCGGCGAGTCTGTCTCCATCCCCACCGATGACATCAGCGAACCGATGTTTCATCAGGGGCGAGGCGGCCTGCGCCATCGCGTACACCCAGGTAATGACCACTTCGTTCAGAACGACAGAATTGAGCGCCCTCAGGGCGGCGGCGGTGGTTCAGGAAGCGGTCAGGGACAGGCCAGCCAGGACGGTGAAGGCCAGGACGAATTTGTCTTCCAGATTTCGAAAGATGAATATCTCGACCTGCTGTTTGAAGACCTGGCGCTGCCGAATCTGAAAAAGAATCAGCATCGTCAGCTTAATGAATATAAAACCCATCGCGCGGGCTATACCGCCAACGGCGTGCCCGCCAATATCAGCGTCGTGCGTTCGTTGCAGAATTCGCTGGCGCGACGAACGGCGATGACGGCGGGCAAACGGCGCGAACTGCGCGAGCTGGAGAGCAGCCTGAAGGTCGTGGAAAACACGGAACCGGCGCAACTGCTGGAAGAGGAGCGCCTGCGTAAAGAGATTGCAGAGCTGAGGGCGAAGATCGAACGGGTACCGTTTATCGACACCTTTGACCTGCGCTACAAGAATTACGAAAAAAGGCCTGAACCCTCCAGCCAGGCGGTGATGTTCTGTCTGATGGACGTGTCAGGCTCGATGGACCAGGCCACCAAGGATATGGCGAAGCGTTTTTATATTCTGCTCTACCTGTTCCTGAGCAGAACCTATAAGAACGTGGAGGTGGTCTATATCCGCCACCACACTCAGGCGAAAGAGGTGGATGAACATGAGTTCTTCTACTCGCAGGAGACCGGCGGAACCATCGTATCAAGCGCCCTGAAGCTGATGGATGAAGTGGTGAAAGAGCGTTACGACCCGTCGCAGTGGAATATTTATGCCGCGCAGGCGTCGGACGGTGATAACTGGGCCGACGACTCACCGCTGTGTCACGAGATTCTGGCGAAGAAAATTCTGCCGGTAGTGCGTTACTACAGCTATATCGAAATCACCCGTCGCGCGCACCAGACCCTGTGGCGGGAGTATGAACATCTGCAATCGATGTTCGATAATTTTGCCATGCAGCATATCCGTGACCAGGATGATATTTATCCGGTCTTCAGAGAGCTTTTCCACAAGCAATCTTCTACCAGCAACGCATAA
- a CDS encoding DUF441 domain-containing protein — MFDPTLLILLALAALGFVSHNTTVAISILVLIIVRVTPLNSFFPWIEKQGLTIGIIILTIGVMAPIASGTLPASTLLHSFVNWKSLVAIAVGIFVSWLGGRGVTLMSSQPSIVAGLLVGTVLGVAIFRGVPVGPLIAAGLVSLFIGKS, encoded by the coding sequence ATGTTTGACCCTACTCTGCTCATTCTCCTGGCACTCGCCGCGCTCGGCTTTGTCAGCCATAACACCACCGTCGCCATCTCGATTCTGGTGCTGATTATTGTTCGCGTGACCCCGTTAAATAGCTTTTTCCCGTGGATAGAAAAACAAGGCCTCACCATCGGGATCATCATTTTAACCATCGGGGTAATGGCACCCATCGCCAGCGGTACGCTGCCCGCCTCAACCCTGCTGCACTCGTTTGTAAACTGGAAATCGCTGGTAGCGATCGCGGTGGGGATTTTTGTTTCGTGGCTGGGCGGACGCGGCGTTACGCTGATGAGCAGCCAGCCCTCGATAGTGGCGGGTCTGCTGGTGGGCACCGTTCTGGGCGTGGCGATCTTCCGCGGCGTTCCGGTGGGGCCGCTGATTGCGGCAGGCCTTGTCTCTCTGTTTATCGGGAAGTCGTAG
- a CDS encoding periplasmic protein has product MFQLKPGSMAMIVGARTASGRRNIGKSVELFGLCQPGLRFVNPVNGVMTQLPATADRALWLVTGDVYAFDNQHGFAFVRAEHLMPLTPDEAPQILDELTIG; this is encoded by the coding sequence ATGTTTCAGCTTAAACCGGGCAGCATGGCGATGATCGTGGGTGCCCGCACGGCGTCAGGCCGTCGCAATATTGGTAAATCTGTTGAGCTGTTTGGCCTGTGCCAGCCCGGCCTGCGTTTCGTTAACCCGGTCAACGGCGTGATGACGCAACTCCCCGCAACTGCGGATCGCGCGCTTTGGCTGGTGACGGGTGATGTTTACGCCTTTGACAATCAGCACGGCTTTGCGTTTGTCCGTGCCGAACATCTGATGCCGCTCACCCCCGATGAAGCGCCGCAAATCCTCGATGAGCTGACGATCGGCTGA
- a CDS encoding AraC family transcriptional regulator produces the protein MIGLGLDGYDPDSQHDAAVAFRIRVVAEEQYIPRHHHRKGQLILALGGAITCEVENAMLMVPPQYAVWIPGQMPHSNRATPGAQLCFLFIEPGAASLPERCCTLKISPLVRELILSLAEKSREQLPLAATSRLVDVLFDELPLQRQEHLQLPVSPHPKIRLMSEKMAEEPAAWQTLAQWASHFAMSERSLARLVVKETGLSFRRWRHQLQLIVALQHLISGKSVQQVAQSLGYDSTTAFITMFRKGLGQTPARYMASLTTTSR, from the coding sequence ATGATTGGTCTGGGACTGGACGGCTATGATCCCGATAGCCAGCACGATGCGGCCGTCGCGTTTCGCATCCGCGTGGTGGCGGAGGAACAATATATTCCCCGACATCATCACCGTAAGGGGCAGCTAATTCTGGCCCTCGGAGGCGCGATCACCTGCGAAGTGGAAAATGCCATGCTGATGGTCCCGCCCCAGTACGCCGTCTGGATCCCCGGCCAAATGCCGCACAGCAACAGGGCTACGCCGGGCGCGCAGCTCTGCTTTCTGTTCATTGAGCCGGGGGCGGCAAGCTTGCCCGAGCGCTGCTGCACCCTGAAAATCTCTCCTCTGGTGCGGGAGCTGATTTTATCCCTGGCGGAAAAATCGCGTGAACAGCTGCCTCTTGCGGCCACATCGCGCCTGGTGGACGTCCTGTTTGACGAGCTGCCGCTCCAGCGTCAGGAGCATCTGCAGCTGCCCGTGTCGCCCCATCCTAAAATTCGGCTGATGAGCGAGAAAATGGCGGAAGAGCCTGCCGCCTGGCAGACGCTGGCGCAGTGGGCGAGCCACTTCGCCATGAGCGAACGCAGCCTGGCGCGGCTGGTGGTGAAAGAGACCGGCTTAAGCTTTCGCCGCTGGCGTCACCAGCTGCAGCTGATCGTGGCGTTACAGCATTTGATTAGTGGGAAATCGGTACAGCAGGTGGCACAGTCACTGGGATATGACTCTACCACCGCGTTTATCACCATGTTCAGAAAGGGACTGGGCCAGACGCCGGCGCGCTATATGGCCAGCCTGACTACGACTTCCCGATAA
- a CDS encoding DUF488 domain-containing protein, whose translation MIQCKRVYEQAAPDDGYRVLVDKLWPRGVKKTDLAYDEWCKTLTPSNELRKAFHSETIDFAAFSKAYREELAQHADEGRRLATLANRQTVTLLFAAKDTKQNHALVLADWLRHL comes from the coding sequence ATGATTCAATGCAAACGCGTGTACGAACAGGCAGCTCCGGACGACGGCTATCGGGTGCTGGTGGACAAGCTGTGGCCGCGCGGGGTCAAAAAAACGGACCTCGCGTATGATGAATGGTGCAAAACGCTCACGCCCTCGAATGAACTTCGCAAGGCCTTCCATAGCGAAACCATTGATTTCGCCGCCTTCAGTAAGGCCTATCGGGAAGAGCTGGCGCAGCACGCTGACGAGGGAAGGCGTCTGGCGACGCTGGCGAACAGGCAGACCGTCACCCTGCTCTTTGCTGCCAAAGACACGAAGCAAAATCACGCCCTGGTATTAGCCGACTGGCTGCGCCACCTGTGA
- a CDS encoding YbaK/prolyl-tRNA synthetase associated domain-containing protein: MTDDVIGAGTHQQLITLLTEQGARFRVMEHEAVGKCEAVSEIRGTDLRQGAKALVCKVKGNGVKKHVLAILAADLQADLSQLASHFGGLKASLASPAEVDTLTACVFGAIPPFSFHPDLALVADPLLFERFDEIAFNAGLLEKSVIMDTQDYLRIARPELVNFHKA, translated from the coding sequence ATGACTGACGACGTTATTGGGGCAGGAACCCACCAGCAACTGATTACCTTACTCACCGAGCAGGGCGCGCGGTTTCGCGTCATGGAGCACGAGGCGGTCGGGAAATGTGAAGCGGTAAGTGAAATTCGCGGGACCGATCTGCGGCAAGGCGCTAAGGCCCTGGTCTGCAAGGTGAAGGGAAACGGTGTAAAAAAACACGTTCTGGCGATCCTCGCCGCCGATCTGCAGGCTGACCTGAGCCAGCTTGCCAGCCATTTTGGCGGGCTGAAGGCTTCCCTCGCCAGCCCGGCCGAGGTCGATACCCTGACGGCCTGCGTTTTCGGCGCTATCCCGCCCTTTAGCTTCCATCCTGATTTGGCACTGGTTGCCGACCCGCTGCTGTTCGAGCGTTTTGACGAAATCGCGTTTAATGCCGGCCTGCTGGAGAAATCCGTGATTATGGATACCCAGGATTACCTGCGCATCGCCCGTCCTGAGCTTGTGAACTTCCATAAAGCATAA
- a CDS encoding putative hemolysin encodes MRYLLLALALPLAACTAKTTPPDAPKPPHAIGMANPASVYCLEKGGEQIPVQSPQGVRTECKLPGGEVIDEWTLYRRDHPQPTR; translated from the coding sequence GCGCTTCCCCTGGCTGCCTGCACCGCTAAAACGACCCCACCCGATGCCCCGAAACCGCCGCACGCTATCGGTATGGCGAACCCGGCCTCCGTGTACTGTCTGGAGAAAGGCGGAGAACAGATCCCGGTTCAAAGCCCGCAGGGCGTACGCACGGAGTGCAAACTCCCGGGGGGCGAAGTGATTGATGAATGGACGCTCTACCGTCGCGATCATCCGCAACCCACCAGGTGA
- a CDS encoding CynX/NimT family MFS transporter — translation MTTAIRTSGKHGALLIAGILMIATTLRVTFTGAAPLLDTIRLDYGLSTAQTGLLTTLPLLAFALISPLAAGVARRIGMERSLFIALLLICAGIALRSLPSAALLFIGTAVIGCGIALGNVLLPGLIKRDFPGQVARLTGAYSLTMGVSAAFGSAMIVPLAQGNAGWHGALLMLMAFPLVALLLWLPQWRQKHVAAVTSAGALHNRAIWRSALAWQVTLFLGINSLIYYVIIGWLPAILLSHGYSEAQAGSVHGLLQLATAVPGLAVPLVLHRLKDQRVIAGAVALLCAVSAAGLWFMPDMAVMWTLVFGFGTGATMILGLTFIGLRASSAHQAAALSGMAQSIGYLLAACGPPLMGKIHDSAGDWRIPLLGCALAAVIMAVCGVLAGRDREIAPR, via the coding sequence ATGACTACTGCTATTCGCACCTCAGGAAAACACGGCGCGCTGTTGATTGCAGGCATCCTGATGATTGCCACTACGCTTCGCGTCACCTTTACCGGCGCAGCCCCGCTGCTCGACACTATTCGTCTTGATTATGGCTTAAGCACGGCGCAAACCGGTCTGCTGACCACCCTGCCCCTGCTGGCTTTCGCCCTCATCTCGCCGCTCGCCGCAGGCGTTGCCCGACGTATCGGCATGGAGCGCAGCCTGTTTATCGCTCTGCTGCTGATTTGCGCTGGAATTGCACTTCGCTCGCTGCCTTCCGCCGCGCTGCTTTTCATCGGAACCGCGGTCATTGGCTGCGGTATTGCGCTCGGGAACGTGCTGTTACCCGGATTAATTAAACGTGACTTCCCGGGCCAGGTGGCACGACTCACCGGGGCCTATTCCCTGACGATGGGCGTCTCGGCGGCGTTTGGATCAGCGATGATTGTTCCCCTGGCGCAGGGGAACGCGGGCTGGCATGGCGCCCTGCTGATGCTGATGGCGTTTCCGCTGGTCGCGCTGCTGCTCTGGTTACCCCAGTGGCGTCAGAAACACGTTGCAGCGGTAACGAGCGCTGGCGCGCTGCATAATCGCGCCATCTGGCGCTCGGCCCTCGCCTGGCAGGTGACGCTCTTTTTGGGGATTAACTCGCTGATTTACTACGTGATCATCGGCTGGCTGCCGGCGATATTGCTTAGCCACGGCTACAGCGAAGCGCAGGCCGGATCGGTGCACGGGCTGCTGCAGCTGGCCACGGCCGTGCCGGGGCTTGCCGTGCCGCTGGTCCTCCACCGTCTGAAAGATCAGCGGGTCATTGCAGGCGCAGTGGCGCTGCTGTGCGCGGTAAGCGCGGCGGGGCTGTGGTTTATGCCTGACATGGCGGTGATGTGGACGCTGGTGTTTGGCTTTGGTACAGGGGCAACGATGATCCTCGGCCTGACGTTCATCGGGTTGCGCGCCAGCTCCGCGCACCAGGCCGCGGCGCTCTCCGGCATGGCGCAGTCGATTGGCTATCTGCTCGCCGCCTGCGGCCCTCCGCTGATGGGTAAAATTCACGATAGCGCGGGAGACTGGCGGATACCGTTACTGGGCTGCGCCCTGGCCGCCGTGATAATGGCTGTTTGCGGCGTGCTCGCCGGGCGAGATCGGGAGATCGCGCCCCGTTAA
- a CDS encoding CTP synthase C-terminal region-related (seleno)protein, translating to MEHLPVKTTLRIALVGDYNPSVIAHQAIPLAIDDAAAVLDLTADYDWLATTELTSPEDLVGYDAIWLVPASPYKNTEAAFIAARYARENGIPFLGTCGGFQHALIEYARNVLGWADAAHAETDSEGTMVIAPLACSLVEKTDAIELRKNTLIAKAYGKPEIEEGYHCNYGVSPEFAQALESGDMHVTGWDEQGEIRAAELVTHPFFVITLFQHERSALEGRPVVLVQAMLRAARDS from the coding sequence ATGGAACACCTCCCGGTTAAAACGACGCTGCGCATTGCGCTGGTTGGCGATTACAATCCCAGTGTTATTGCGCATCAGGCGATCCCGCTGGCCATTGACGACGCCGCCGCAGTCCTTGACCTCACCGCCGATTACGACTGGCTTGCCACCACGGAGCTGACAAGCCCTGAAGATCTGGTGGGCTACGATGCCATCTGGCTGGTTCCCGCCAGCCCCTATAAAAACACCGAGGCCGCTTTTATCGCCGCGCGCTACGCCCGTGAAAACGGCATTCCGTTCCTTGGCACCTGCGGCGGATTCCAGCATGCGCTGATTGAGTATGCCCGCAATGTGTTGGGCTGGGCTGATGCGGCACATGCTGAGACGGATAGCGAAGGCACCATGGTGATTGCGCCGCTGGCCTGCTCGCTGGTGGAGAAAACCGATGCCATTGAGCTGCGCAAAAATACGCTGATCGCAAAAGCGTACGGCAAGCCGGAAATTGAAGAGGGGTATCACTGTAACTATGGCGTGTCGCCAGAATTTGCACAGGCGCTGGAAAGCGGTGATATGCACGTTACGGGCTGGGACGAACAGGGGGAAATTCGCGCCGCAGAACTGGTTACGCACCCGTTCTTCGTGATCACCTTATTCCAGCATGAGCGTAGTGCGCTGGAAGGACGCCCGGTCGTGCTGGTGCAGGCGATGCTGCGCGCGGCGCGCGATTCATAA
- the yoaI gene encoding small membrane protein YoaI → MNDHMFVETLIISSSFFAIAVILVASVLFLERKG, encoded by the coding sequence ATGAACGATCACATGTTTGTTGAAACGCTGATTATCTCCTCATCGTTTTTCGCTATTGCCGTTATTCTCGTCGCCTCCGTGCTGTTCCTGGAAAGAAAAGGCTGA